The DNA sequence ATCTGGTTGGTAGTATTGCAAATTCTGCTTTCTGTTAGGATGTTGGAATGTCCACATCCATTTGGAAGTTGTGTTGCTAGGTAACCGCAGATGCAGACTTGGATGCGATTTTAGGTCGAACTTGAATGGTTCAGGTTATGCCAAGAAACATGTTAACGAACTGAGAACTATAGTTTACTGTTTGGGTTAGAAAGGCTACACCTTTTCCTGCCAAGTCATCCCTTGAGATGTGAAATCTTTTGTGCAACACAAATTAAATAGTGTCTTTTCCTGTTGTAAGTATATGTTTGAAAGAATTCGGTAGTTTGTTCATTTTGCTACCTGTCTTATCTGgagcttgcttctaaaaattgATTGTTGATTTCTTTGCAAGACCAGTAAACTAACCATATTTTGCTATTTCACAAACAGGAGGGATTTGCATTTTCCCATTGTACCACCTGCAAGGCTCCATATTACTTGAGGGTTCATTCCCACACTGACAGGAAATGGCGAACACTGAAGTTTCGTTTCTTTGTTACTAGAGATATATTATTCATCTTTGCTCTAGTCCAGATTGTAAGTTTTTGAAAAATTCTTCTATTCATATCCCCTATTTACATTCAATTGAGTGACCAGTGGTATTTTCTTATTCCTTCATTCAGGTCATCTCTGCATTGGCATATTTGGTACATTTTATTGATGGGTACCAGCAATATTGGTTAAGGACAGCCTGGGGTTTTGATAATGAAGTTAGTTTTTATTATATATGTGGTAAACTGCTTAAGCTTTCCTTTGTTACTAGTTTCACCTGTTTTTGCTTGCCTGCTCGATAAAAATCATGCCTGGATTTCTATGATATATATTGTCACCATGGATCCTTAGAACTCATTAAGTGCATGGGATTTTTTTAGGTTTCTAAATTAACGTGATAAAGAATATGAGTAAAGAATAAGGAAAAAATTAGGTTTATGTGTTCTTTGTCTGAATAAATATGCAATTATTGTCAGTAAACATGCATGGTGCCATGAAAAGCTTCGCTTGCAACTTAAACATCTATCCATGGCCCAGATCAATGAGTGTTTGTGATTCTTATAGAAGTGATCAGAGGTTTAGCAGTTATTATGATTCATAAAAAGAGTACAGGCATGTGACAAAACTGAGCTCAGAGAACATACATTGAAAGTTGTATTATCATTGATGTATAGAAAGTTATATCAATATATACGTAAGCAATATGAGCAACTTCTCAAACATTTACTGGAACACCATCTTCCAAACATTTTAGTCAAGACTGGCACTTACTGTTTTCGTTCTGAACTGATTGTGAACTTATCTCTTGATTACAGGTGCATTATTGTTTTTTGCTTTGTTGGGACTATCGGGATGCTTCATAACCTGTTATGACCGAAGAGTACGAAATGACTTGGCTCAGCCTTGTCGAGAATTATGTCTTTGTTGCTGTCAGCCAGGGTATGCATTTGTTTAGCTCAGTCTTCAAGTCATAAAATACTGTATTAAACTAAAGCCGTCTCTTAACCCTGAAAAACATTTTTCAACACAGTTATTGTGCCATAGGGAAAATGTACACAAAAGTAACGTAAAGACATTGTGTTTTTAATCTAATTATTTGAATGGAGGCTAAACTTCATAAAAGATAGGGATGGTTTGTTGCAGCACTTACCCAATTTCACTGGATTGATAAAGCACCCAATTTCACTGGACTGATAAAGCTTGTTCACTTGTACATATGCATTTATTTACTGTGTTCGTCATACATTCTCACAGGTCATGTTTTTCATGCTTGTACTGTTTTGATTGTACTGACATGTTGTTCTATTTCATTCAGGATGTGTGCAGATTGCCATCTACCTGGCACGCTTTGCATGTGGACTGACTGCACTACCTGCTTCGAAGGCTGTGCTACTACAGCCGGCGAGTGTGGTGGTTGCTTGGGAGGTGCTGGGGAAGCCGGGCTACCGCTGCTCCTCATCATGGGGGTTATTGTGCTCGGGCTTTTCACTGTCATCGGCATATTCTACAGTGTCCTGGTCGCGACAATGGTCGGCCAGCGGATCTGGCAGCGACATTATCACATTCTTGCCAAACGAATGCTAACTAAGGTGAGTACTGCCATGTGTTCATCAGCTCAGCTGTCCCATCTACCATGGTTTTACTCATGTCTGGTGTCAATGTCTTGCAGGAGTATGTCGTAGAGGACGTTGATGGCGAGCGCACAGACTGGTGTCCCCCGCCACTACCTGCGGAGCACATCAGCCAGCTGAAGTCCCTGGGGCTTCTATAAGCTCACGCCATCACGTCGATGGCAGGTGATGACCATAAGCTAGGAACCGGCGTGGCGTTACCCAGCTGTACAGGAGGCGATACAAAGCAGGAAGTCAGGCATTCTGCGTTGAAATGTGGCAATAttgatatctttttttttctctctttttgtaCATTGTAACGGCAAAGATTTCTTCCTGacaaaacccaaaaattttataCCAAGTGAAATCGTACTTTACTGAAGTCTGTATGACCTCTCACCTCTGCAAGTGACTGCTCCCTCCGTTTCTTTTTAATTGTTGTTTGTGCTTTAAAAAATAACTGTCggcaattatatattaaaaaatatgaatatttatattatataattaatattattagaaATATCTTTGAAtttagttttttaataaattaatTAGAAAAAGTCTATATAACCCTCTAAACTATCCAGTGTAGTCTACTTTATCCCtcgaactataaaaccggat is a window from the Sorghum bicolor cultivar BTx623 chromosome 5, Sorghum_bicolor_NCBIv3, whole genome shotgun sequence genome containing:
- the LOC8074378 gene encoding uncharacterized protein LOC8074378 yields the protein MEEKASSPLIPPPSEIDLEAGGGGEQLQCRICLETDGRDFIAPCKCKGTSKYVHRDCLDHWRAVKEGFAFSHCTTCKAPYYLRVHSHTDRKWRTLKFRFFVTRDILFIFALVQIVISALAYLVHFIDGYQQYWLRTAWGFDNEVSFYYICGALLFFALLGLSGCFITCYDRRVRNDLAQPCRELCLCCCQPGMCADCHLPGTLCMWTDCTTCFEGCATTAGECGGCLGGAGEAGLPLLLIMGVIVLGLFTVIGIFYSVLVATMVGQRIWQRHYHILAKRMLTKEYVVEDVDGERTDWCPPPLPAEHISQLKSLGLL